In the genome of Salvelinus sp. IW2-2015 unplaced genomic scaffold, ASM291031v2 Un_scaffold2943, whole genome shotgun sequence, one region contains:
- the alkal2b gene encoding ALK and LTK ligand 2b, whose protein sequence is MSALRIPVLLALLVLLLTAGFCKQSFLDVSKGARTDGHNLMELIMDKVRLAQNQDQVHVRYPAKKQEFTLETKERNDVNKSHHGEHIIEVFPRDLRQKEKFLKHLTGQTRFCVSVT, encoded by the exons ATGAGCGCGCTGCGTATCCCCGTCCTACTGGCGCTGCTGGTCCTACTGCTGACTGCTGGCTTCTGCAAACAGAGCTTCCTGGACGTGAGCAAAGGGGCGCGCACGGACGGACACAATCTCATGGAGCTCATCATGGACAAGGTGCGCCTGGCTCAGAACCAGGACCAGGTACACGTGCGCTACCCCGCCAAAAAACAGGAGTTTACCTTGGAGACCAAGGAGAGGAATGATGTGAACAAGTCTCACCATGGAGAACACATCAtag AGGTGTTCCCCAGAGACCTGAGACAGAAAGAAAAGTTCCTCAAACACCTAACAGGTCAGACCCGCTTCTGTGTGTCAGTGACA